A genomic window from Algoriphagus sp. Y33 includes:
- a CDS encoding anthranilate synthase component I family protein, whose product MTQIKFPILTTYQKRLADTITPVSIYLQIRDRFANPILLESSDYHGQENSYSYICFNPLATFTFNAGKVLENLPSGKKESYEVNSDQKLMQCLRAFGNKFDVAPDNFKFSSNGLFGYIQYDTVAYFEDIKLQNTIPSAVPMMQYSVYQNVIVVDHYKNELHLLEHRIAGAENDAKMEEIVRLLNNKNIPSYAFQRVGEEESNYTDEEFLKILNQGREHCFKGDVFQIVLSRRFSTAFKGDEFNVYRALRSVNPSPYLFYFDYGSFKVFGSSPEAQIVVKDKKATIYPIAGTFRRTGNDQEDAALARKLYDDPKENSEHVMLVDLARNDLSRSSEKVTVEVFKEIQYYSHVIHLVSKVTGELPENTNPLQLVADTFPAGTLSGAPKYRAMELIDELENVSRTFYGGAIGYLGFNGDFNHAILIRSFVSENNQLRFQAGAGVVAKSTIPSELQEVANKLEALRVALRAAEGI is encoded by the coding sequence ATGACTCAAATAAAATTTCCTATACTGACTACTTACCAGAAGCGACTGGCCGACACAATCACTCCGGTAAGCATTTATTTGCAGATAAGGGATCGATTTGCCAATCCCATCCTACTGGAGAGTTCCGATTACCATGGTCAGGAAAACAGCTATTCGTATATCTGTTTTAATCCTCTGGCTACCTTTACCTTCAATGCCGGCAAAGTGTTGGAAAATCTTCCATCAGGCAAAAAGGAGAGTTATGAAGTGAATTCTGATCAGAAGTTGATGCAGTGTCTGCGGGCTTTCGGAAATAAGTTTGACGTGGCACCTGATAATTTCAAATTCAGTTCCAATGGACTCTTTGGATACATACAATACGATACTGTAGCCTATTTTGAGGATATCAAACTCCAAAATACAATCCCATCTGCAGTGCCTATGATGCAATATTCGGTTTATCAGAATGTGATTGTGGTGGATCATTATAAGAATGAATTGCACCTGCTAGAGCATCGAATAGCAGGGGCTGAAAACGATGCGAAAATGGAGGAAATCGTGCGCCTCCTTAATAATAAAAATATTCCGAGCTACGCTTTTCAGCGGGTGGGTGAAGAAGAGTCAAACTATACCGATGAGGAGTTTTTGAAAATTTTGAACCAAGGGCGTGAGCATTGCTTTAAGGGCGACGTGTTTCAAATAGTACTCTCACGTAGGTTTAGTACGGCGTTTAAGGGAGATGAATTCAACGTGTACCGGGCATTGCGCTCGGTGAATCCTTCGCCTTATTTATTCTATTTTGATTATGGTTCTTTTAAGGTCTTTGGAAGTTCTCCCGAAGCCCAAATCGTAGTAAAGGATAAAAAAGCGACCATTTATCCAATTGCAGGTACATTTCGTAGAACCGGAAATGATCAGGAAGATGCAGCTTTGGCACGCAAACTCTACGATGATCCCAAGGAAAACTCAGAACATGTGATGCTGGTCGATCTGGCGAGAAATGATTTGAGCAGATCTTCCGAGAAAGTAACGGTGGAGGTGTTTAAAGAAATACAATACTATTCACATGTGATTCACTTGGTATCCAAGGTGACAGGGGAGTTGCCGGAAAACACCAATCCCCTACAGTTGGTAGCGGATACGTTTCCCGCGGGGACACTTTCCGGAGCTCCCAAATATAGAGCTATGGAGTTGATCGATGAGTTGGAAAATGTTTCGAGAACCTTTTACGGAGGAGCAATCGGCTATTTGGGGTTCAATGGAGACTTTAACCATGCGATTTTGATCAGGTCTTTTGTCTCTGAAAACAATCAGCTTCGATTCCAAGCCGGTGCAGGCGTAGTCGCCAAATCCACAATACCTTCCGAACTCCAAGAAGTAGCCAATAAGTTGGAAGCGCTGAGGGTGGCGCTGAGAGCGGCGGAGGGGATTTGA
- the fsa gene encoding fructose-6-phosphate aldolase — MKFFIDTANLSDIREAYELGVLDGVTTNPSLMAKEGISGDEKVRAHYKAICDIVDDKVSAEVIATDFEGMVKEGKELAKIDDKIVVKIPMVKDGLKALKYFQSEGIRTNCTLIFSAGQALLAAKAGASYVSPFIGRLDDIAFDGMDLIAQIVHIYGNYGFETEVLAASVRHTMHLLKCAEVGADVVTCPLKVITGLLNHPLTDSGLATFLADHAKAAGK; from the coding sequence ATGAAATTCTTTATTGACACAGCCAATCTAAGTGACATTCGCGAAGCTTACGAACTTGGAGTTTTAGACGGCGTAACCACCAACCCTTCCTTGATGGCCAAAGAAGGCATCAGCGGAGACGAAAAAGTAAGAGCTCACTATAAAGCGATATGTGATATCGTAGATGATAAAGTAAGTGCAGAAGTAATCGCTACAGATTTTGAAGGCATGGTCAAAGAAGGGAAAGAACTTGCTAAGATCGATGACAAAATCGTAGTGAAGATCCCAATGGTCAAAGACGGCCTAAAAGCACTTAAATACTTCCAGAGTGAAGGTATCCGTACAAACTGTACACTGATTTTCTCTGCAGGCCAAGCACTTTTGGCAGCAAAAGCAGGAGCATCTTATGTTTCTCCTTTCATCGGAAGGCTGGATGATATCGCATTTGACGGAATGGACCTTATCGCACAGATTGTTCATATTTATGGCAATTACGGTTTTGAAACAGAAGTTCTTGCGGCATCTGTAAGACATACCATGCACCTGTTGAAATGCGCTGAAGTTGGTGCCGATGTGGTGACATGTCCGCTGAAAGTAATTACCGGCTTGCTAAACCATCCGCTTACGGATTCCGGTTTGGCAACGTTTTTGGCTGACCATGCCAAGGCAGCTGGAAAATAA
- a CDS encoding cell division ATP-binding protein FtsE, whose translation MDFSTQPVLQVNQATIFQGIDPILTNVNFSVEQHEFVFLIGRTGSGKSSLLKTLYADLELRSGSAEVAGFTLENIKTKDIPFLRRKIGIIFQDFQLFNDRSVAENLAFVMRATGWKDKSKINARMAEVLLLVGLNNASSKMPHQLSGGEQQRVVIARALLNEPSILLADEPTGNLDPDVADGIFKLFQEINKKGTAILMATHNYDLLRKYPYRVLKCENGELQDSQTHDVSYGSSY comes from the coding sequence ATGGACTTCAGTACTCAGCCTGTACTTCAGGTAAACCAAGCGACGATCTTCCAGGGAATTGACCCTATTCTCACCAATGTGAATTTCTCCGTGGAGCAGCATGAATTTGTGTTTCTTATAGGTAGAACAGGCAGTGGAAAAAGCTCCTTATTGAAAACCCTCTATGCAGACCTTGAGCTGAGAAGTGGAAGTGCCGAAGTAGCCGGGTTTACTCTGGAAAACATCAAAACAAAAGACATCCCTTTTCTGAGAAGAAAAATCGGGATCATTTTTCAGGATTTCCAACTCTTCAATGATCGGTCGGTAGCTGAAAACTTAGCATTTGTAATGAGAGCTACCGGATGGAAAGACAAATCAAAAATAAATGCCCGAATGGCTGAAGTTTTACTTTTGGTAGGACTGAACAATGCCTCAAGCAAAATGCCTCACCAATTATCCGGCGGAGAGCAACAGCGTGTGGTAATCGCCCGGGCACTACTCAATGAACCCTCCATCTTATTGGCCGATGAACCTACCGGAAACCTAGATCCGGATGTGGCTGATGGAATTTTTAAGCTTTTTCAGGAAATAAATAAAAAAGGAACTGCTATATTGATGGCAACCCATAATTATGATTTACTTCGTAAGTATCCTTATCGAGTATTAAAGTGTGAAAATGGGGAACTTCAGGATAGTCAGACACACGACGTTTCCTACGGTTCTTCTTATTAA
- a CDS encoding S41 family peptidase translates to MKSTLLSRAFFFLILSGLLWSCDQNDDQDPVVDPDITLEEKINNWIYDVMDEVYYWRDNLGTPIAATSDPTDYFESLLYLPGEVDRFSIIYPDYQELINSLSGISLDAGYEFKLFTPDNELVYAEVIYVKKNSPASSTGLKRGDVIEAINGTILTINNYRNILSQTATTHTISPLRYNEESLVYEPLNDISLTPVQLSENPNFLDTVYTINNQKIGYLVYNFFAPGTSSDETKYDREMDAIFEKMKAENINNLILDLRYNGGGYVSSAVNLASLIGPVTSSDIFSKTKYNSLVMSAIPSLSNVQTAFLTKSQNLGNTLAGNRLYVLTSEGTASASELIINGLKPYMDVFLIGDVTYGKNVGSIAIEDEENPENNYGLLPIVTQSFNSLDQSDYSTGFEPNITVLEISERLRALGDVNEIMLRTAIEEITGIPSSARVTKLDRVEIANTLQGKIRTGKMIESQIIK, encoded by the coding sequence ATGAAATCTACCCTACTTTCAAGAGCTTTCTTCTTTTTGATCCTGAGCGGATTACTTTGGAGCTGTGACCAAAACGATGATCAAGACCCTGTTGTAGACCCAGACATTACACTAGAAGAAAAAATCAACAATTGGATTTATGATGTGATGGACGAAGTCTACTATTGGAGAGATAATCTCGGCACCCCCATAGCCGCTACTTCCGATCCCACTGACTATTTTGAGTCCTTGCTTTACCTCCCGGGAGAAGTGGATCGTTTTTCCATAATCTATCCTGACTACCAAGAACTAATCAATTCACTAAGCGGTATTTCACTAGATGCAGGATATGAATTCAAACTGTTTACGCCTGACAATGAATTAGTCTATGCTGAAGTGATTTATGTAAAGAAAAATAGCCCTGCATCGTCTACAGGCTTGAAGCGTGGCGATGTCATCGAAGCCATCAATGGAACCATACTTACTATTAATAATTACAGAAATATTTTAAGTCAAACTGCAACAACCCACACCATAAGCCCACTACGATACAATGAAGAATCGCTGGTATATGAACCACTAAATGATATTTCCCTTACTCCTGTACAACTTTCCGAAAATCCAAATTTCTTAGATACGGTATACACAATTAACAATCAAAAGATCGGATATCTAGTTTATAACTTTTTCGCACCTGGCACTTCTTCAGATGAAACCAAATATGACAGAGAAATGGATGCCATATTTGAAAAAATGAAGGCTGAAAATATCAACAACCTGATTTTGGATCTGAGGTATAACGGTGGTGGATATGTAAGCTCTGCAGTCAATCTAGCCAGTTTGATTGGCCCGGTAACAAGCTCAGATATTTTCTCAAAGACTAAGTATAATAGCTTAGTAATGTCAGCAATACCTTCTCTTAGTAATGTACAAACTGCGTTTTTGACCAAATCTCAAAATCTAGGCAATACCTTAGCAGGCAATCGTCTGTATGTTCTAACCTCTGAGGGAACGGCTTCTGCATCTGAATTGATCATTAATGGCCTCAAGCCGTATATGGATGTCTTCTTAATTGGAGATGTTACTTACGGAAAAAATGTAGGATCCATTGCTATTGAAGATGAAGAGAATCCTGAAAACAACTACGGATTACTGCCTATCGTAACCCAAAGTTTCAATAGTTTAGATCAATCTGATTACAGTACCGGTTTTGAACCAAACATTACTGTACTGGAAATCAGCGAGAGACTGAGAGCATTGGGGGATGTAAATGAAATAATGCTTAGAACCGCCATAGAGGAAATCACCGGAATACCGTCTTCGGCCAGAGTAACCAAACTGGACAGAGTAGAAATCGCCAATACTTTACAAGGAAAAATACGGACAGGAAAAATGATAGAATCCCAGATTATTAAATAA
- a CDS encoding TonB-dependent receptor yields the protein MKKQLLSVITLIAVFCLSHQVLAQGVLKGRVIDKQNLSMPGANVVLKNTTLGTITNQSGDYAIVDLPEGSYEVQVSYLGYGSIVYKATIENGETTTVNFKLDETTIESLEFVVMGDRLKGQAKALNQQKNNANITNVVSSDQIGRFPDANIGDALKRIPGITMQNDQGEARNIIIRGLAPQLNSVTLNGERLPSAEGDNRNVQMDLIPSDMIQTIEVNKAVLPSMDADAIGGSVNLVTRQAPNSLRVSGTAASGVNLLSNKPIWTGGVIIGDRFFNDKFGVIFSGSYNNHRFGSDNIEAVWKNYENGAALEEFDIRKYDVQRVRRSASIALDYDINDNHTLFLSGMYNHRDDWENRFRMRVSQLDDSFEERDFTEVSPGKYLTKGRVEYETKGGVDSDRNKAARLEDQRVYNTTLGGSHLFNKLKMDWSLTSAKASEERPFERYTSFRSSNQDVTVDVSNPDKPYAYLANHADNYAIGFNGLSEQYGYTFDRDLNGKLDFKLPYSPKGILQFGARYRGKDKERDNNFYEYEPVDEEAFGETLGNVPNVNYSDPDFLAGSNYQVGHFMDPNYLGGLDFRNAGSFEESDIPEEYAPGNYTAKETITGGYVMADHQFSDKFSAIFGVRMEHTFIDYIGNIFDVDNEEISSAEGEQSYTNFMPGVHLKYAVNPNSILRFAWTNTIARPNYFDLVPYAEFSPEDEELSRGNPNLKPATAMNFDLMGEQYFDNVGLISLGGFYKDIDDFVYTITSQGYNDPQFGSGLQYSRPENGGTAKIYGLEASVQRQIWRGIGIYLNYTYTQSSTTGIEGRDNDDIELPGTADNMFNASLSYENKRFVARVSLNYASDYLDELGGESFEDRYYDKQTFLDVNASYALSPKWRVFFEGNNLTNQPLRYYQGIKSRTMQAEYYNARLNFGLKFDLFE from the coding sequence ATGAAAAAGCAATTACTGAGCGTAATAACTTTGATCGCTGTTTTTTGCCTGAGTCACCAGGTGCTGGCGCAGGGTGTGTTGAAAGGTAGGGTGATAGACAAGCAAAACCTATCTATGCCTGGAGCCAATGTGGTGTTGAAAAACACCACATTGGGCACGATCACAAATCAATCGGGAGATTATGCTATCGTTGATCTTCCTGAGGGCTCTTATGAAGTTCAGGTTTCGTACTTGGGCTATGGCTCTATTGTTTATAAAGCGACGATAGAAAACGGAGAAACAACCACCGTGAATTTTAAATTGGATGAGACTACCATCGAAAGTCTGGAATTTGTAGTGATGGGTGACCGGTTGAAGGGGCAAGCTAAGGCACTCAACCAACAGAAAAACAATGCAAATATAACCAATGTGGTATCTTCCGACCAAATCGGGCGGTTTCCTGATGCCAATATTGGGGATGCATTGAAAAGAATCCCAGGAATCACCATGCAAAACGATCAGGGAGAAGCGCGAAATATTATTATCCGCGGTCTTGCTCCTCAGTTAAACTCTGTGACGCTAAATGGTGAAAGACTGCCTTCAGCCGAAGGAGACAACAGAAATGTGCAGATGGATTTGATTCCTTCGGATATGATTCAGACTATAGAAGTGAACAAGGCCGTACTCCCAAGTATGGACGCAGATGCCATCGGTGGTTCCGTAAACCTTGTGACACGTCAAGCGCCAAATTCACTTAGAGTTTCAGGGACGGCCGCTTCTGGGGTTAATTTACTGTCCAACAAACCCATCTGGACAGGAGGGGTGATCATTGGTGACCGCTTTTTCAATGATAAATTCGGTGTTATTTTTTCGGGGTCTTATAATAATCACCGCTTTGGTTCAGATAATATAGAGGCTGTTTGGAAAAACTATGAAAATGGAGCTGCACTAGAAGAATTTGATATCAGAAAGTATGATGTACAACGTGTGCGTCGATCAGCGTCTATAGCACTTGATTATGATATCAATGACAATCATACGCTATTCCTTTCAGGAATGTATAACCACCGGGATGATTGGGAAAACAGATTTAGAATGCGGGTAAGCCAGCTCGATGATTCTTTTGAAGAGAGAGACTTCACGGAAGTGAGCCCGGGCAAGTATCTTACTAAAGGCCGTGTAGAATATGAGACAAAAGGCGGTGTGGACAGTGATAGAAACAAGGCTGCAAGACTTGAAGACCAACGGGTGTATAATACTACATTGGGAGGTAGCCACTTGTTCAATAAACTAAAAATGGATTGGTCTCTAACCTCTGCTAAGGCATCAGAAGAAAGACCGTTTGAGCGCTACACGTCCTTCAGATCCTCCAATCAAGATGTCACCGTAGATGTGTCAAATCCTGATAAACCATATGCTTATTTGGCTAACCATGCAGATAATTATGCTATAGGATTCAACGGGCTGTCAGAGCAATACGGCTATACTTTTGACCGGGATCTGAATGGGAAGCTGGATTTTAAGCTGCCTTATAGCCCTAAAGGTATACTTCAGTTTGGAGCGAGATATCGTGGAAAGGATAAAGAGCGCGACAATAACTTCTATGAATATGAGCCAGTGGATGAGGAAGCTTTTGGAGAAACTCTCGGGAATGTGCCAAATGTCAACTACTCAGATCCTGATTTTCTGGCAGGATCCAACTATCAAGTCGGTCACTTTATGGATCCTAACTATTTGGGAGGATTGGACTTTAGAAATGCCGGGTCGTTTGAAGAAAGCGATATTCCGGAAGAATATGCTCCCGGCAATTACACTGCAAAAGAAACAATTACCGGAGGCTATGTAATGGCAGACCATCAGTTTTCGGATAAGTTCTCGGCGATTTTTGGTGTGAGGATGGAGCATACTTTCATAGATTACATAGGGAATATCTTTGACGTGGATAACGAAGAGATTTCATCGGCTGAAGGAGAACAGAGCTACACCAATTTCATGCCCGGTGTACATCTTAAGTACGCTGTGAATCCAAATAGTATCTTGAGATTTGCATGGACAAATACCATTGCGAGACCGAATTATTTCGACTTGGTTCCTTATGCTGAATTCAGTCCTGAGGACGAAGAATTGTCCAGGGGAAATCCTAATCTAAAGCCTGCTACGGCTATGAATTTTGATTTGATGGGAGAACAGTATTTTGATAACGTAGGACTTATTTCCCTTGGAGGGTTTTACAAGGATATTGACGATTTTGTTTATACCATTACCTCTCAAGGATATAATGATCCTCAGTTTGGTTCCGGACTACAATATTCCCGTCCTGAAAATGGAGGAACTGCAAAAATCTACGGGCTGGAAGCTTCGGTTCAGCGTCAGATTTGGAGAGGAATTGGCATTTATCTGAATTATACTTATACCCAATCTTCTACCACTGGCATTGAAGGCAGGGACAATGATGACATAGAGCTTCCGGGCACAGCAGACAATATGTTTAATGCTTCTTTGTCTTACGAAAACAAGCGGTTTGTAGCCCGGGTGTCCTTGAATTATGCTTCAGATTACTTGGATGAATTGGGAGGGGAAAGCTTTGAGGATCGCTATTACGACAAGCAGACATTTTTGGATGTGAATGCTTCTTATGCCCTATCACCTAAGTGGCGTGTGTTTTTCGAAGGAAATAACCTTACCAATCAGCCTTTGAGATACTATCAGGGGATTAAGTCAAGAACTATGCAGGCTGAATATTACAATGCAAGATTGAACTTCGGGTTGAAGTTCGATTTATTCGAATAG
- a CDS encoding phytase has protein sequence MSKSKLIYGLSALGILAGSCSKPVQQNEVSAEQSLVKPIYITDSVIHDTDDPAIWVNPTDPSKSLIIGTDKDAEGALYVFDLKGKAIDSLIVRDIQRPNNVDVGYGLNLGDRMVDFAVTGERMTSKLRFFSLPDMKEINTGGIEVYHDEKGPDYRDLMGVALFQDKTTGKTFVIAGRKNGPTDGTYLWQYEVLGQDGELKLNLVRKFGAYSGKKEIEAIAVDNELGYIYYSDEGAGVRKYYADPEKGNEELAFFAQEGFSDDHEGISIYKLDDSTGYILVSDQGANLFHVFPREGSASNPHEHALITKISTSTNSSDGSESISVPLGTDFPHGLFVAMSDDRTFQIYRWEDIAGSILKSRN, from the coding sequence ATGTCAAAAAGTAAACTGATTTATGGCTTGTCCGCACTGGGGATTTTAGCGGGTTCCTGCAGCAAGCCGGTCCAACAAAATGAGGTGTCTGCTGAGCAAAGCCTAGTCAAACCGATCTACATTACTGATTCGGTTATTCATGATACCGACGATCCTGCGATTTGGGTCAATCCCACGGATCCATCCAAAAGCCTAATCATCGGCACAGACAAAGATGCCGAAGGAGCCCTGTATGTATTTGACCTGAAAGGTAAAGCAATCGACTCGCTTATCGTGCGGGATATACAGCGTCCCAACAATGTAGATGTGGGATACGGATTGAATCTAGGAGATAGGATGGTTGATTTTGCTGTCACAGGAGAGCGAATGACTTCCAAGTTGAGGTTTTTCAGTCTTCCCGATATGAAAGAAATCAACACTGGAGGAATCGAGGTGTATCATGACGAAAAAGGCCCTGACTACAGAGACTTGATGGGGGTAGCACTTTTTCAGGATAAGACCACGGGGAAAACCTTTGTCATCGCAGGACGAAAAAATGGACCGACTGATGGCACCTACCTATGGCAATACGAGGTATTGGGTCAAGACGGTGAGCTCAAACTAAACCTTGTGAGAAAGTTTGGAGCCTATTCCGGGAAGAAGGAAATCGAGGCAATCGCCGTGGATAATGAGCTTGGTTACATCTATTACTCTGACGAAGGGGCGGGTGTGAGAAAGTATTATGCTGACCCGGAGAAGGGAAATGAAGAGCTAGCCTTTTTTGCACAGGAAGGTTTCTCGGATGATCACGAAGGGATTTCTATTTACAAACTGGACGATAGCACAGGTTACATCCTGGTGTCTGACCAAGGGGCAAATCTTTTCCACGTGTTCCCAAGAGAGGGGAGTGCTTCCAATCCGCATGAGCATGCATTGATCACCAAGATCTCCACCAGTACAAATTCAAGTGATGGATCAGAATCCATCAGTGTGCCTTTAGGGACGGATTTTCCACACGGACTTTTCGTAGCCATGTCGGATGACAGGACTTTCCAGATCTACCGCTGGGAGGACATAGCGGGCAGTATCTTAAAATCCAGAAACTAA
- a CDS encoding tetratricopeptide repeat protein, with protein MKGLVLFTCSAIILFAWSIHFTQAQTPYIIDSKLDSAERLAKSKPDKAFLLATEILGKSKLMTLDTMVGKAQLLRGQILLRFGLFQPSAEAFYEAEHIFQDHRLPALLARVNNALGEVYYKIKTPEDALLRHEAALGIYHQLKDSEGIAETKSFIGGMYEKMGLYPEALANQQEALRIFEKLTLNYQLAFVRENIGSIYEDLEQYDSAYVNFHKAYILNTFLGDSLRIIGNLNNLGDVLRKTGKPEEGLLYSVRAAEMSERLGYLYQQRSAVVDISKGYAEMRDYENAYNFLEQSRRLSDLVYSEESARQLGIQEAQNRLYAKNQQIIQLEQMHDFDAIVKWLLLFLVGLMCVLGWVIFTRQKLKIRSNKELLERHQEILQVKEQLIATEQQNMQLLELKMEAEEKSHSKALTAQTLHVIDKNQMLEDIQSKLKNILEEDSKEQKKKIRNLIKQIDFNFSHDTDWEDFKHSFEKVHQDFFRNIQQRTGGLTPAEMKLASLMRLNLNSKEIASSLGISMDSLRISRYRLRKKLNLEKGDSLQQFILCI; from the coding sequence ATGAAGGGATTGGTTTTATTTACGTGTTCCGCGATCATTCTTTTTGCGTGGAGTATCCACTTCACACAGGCTCAAACACCTTATATAATTGACTCAAAACTGGATTCGGCAGAGCGATTGGCTAAGAGTAAGCCTGATAAGGCATTCTTGCTTGCCACAGAAATTTTGGGAAAAAGTAAGCTTATGACCCTGGATACTATGGTTGGGAAAGCTCAGTTACTACGGGGACAGATTCTATTGAGATTCGGTCTTTTTCAGCCCTCTGCAGAGGCATTCTACGAGGCTGAACATATTTTCCAAGATCATAGATTGCCGGCACTTTTGGCTCGGGTAAATAATGCTTTGGGAGAAGTCTATTATAAAATTAAAACACCTGAAGATGCACTTCTACGACATGAGGCTGCATTGGGTATTTATCATCAGCTTAAGGACTCAGAAGGTATAGCTGAGACAAAAAGTTTCATCGGTGGGATGTATGAGAAAATGGGTTTGTATCCCGAAGCCTTAGCAAATCAACAGGAAGCATTGAGGATTTTTGAGAAGCTAACCCTGAATTACCAGCTGGCTTTTGTCAGAGAAAATATCGGAAGTATTTATGAAGACTTGGAGCAATATGATTCTGCCTATGTCAATTTTCATAAGGCATATATCTTGAATACGTTCCTAGGAGATAGTCTTCGCATCATTGGGAATCTCAATAATCTTGGTGACGTGCTGCGTAAAACGGGAAAGCCGGAAGAAGGCTTACTCTATTCCGTAAGAGCTGCTGAGATGAGTGAAAGGCTTGGATATTTGTATCAGCAGAGAAGTGCTGTGGTGGATATATCGAAAGGATATGCTGAGATGCGGGATTATGAAAATGCCTATAATTTTTTGGAACAAAGCCGTAGATTAAGTGACTTGGTTTATTCTGAAGAATCCGCTAGGCAATTGGGAATTCAGGAAGCCCAAAACCGTCTATATGCTAAAAACCAACAGATCATTCAGCTAGAGCAAATGCATGATTTCGATGCCATAGTAAAATGGCTTCTTTTGTTTTTGGTGGGCTTGATGTGTGTGCTGGGTTGGGTGATTTTCACAAGGCAGAAGCTCAAAATCCGAAGTAACAAGGAATTACTGGAGCGTCATCAGGAAATACTTCAGGTGAAAGAGCAATTGATTGCTACGGAGCAACAGAATATGCAGCTGCTGGAATTGAAGATGGAAGCAGAAGAAAAATCCCATTCCAAAGCACTCACTGCGCAGACATTGCATGTCATCGATAAAAATCAAATGCTTGAAGACATACAGTCTAAGCTGAAGAATATTTTAGAAGAAGACTCAAAAGAGCAAAAGAAGAAGATCAGAAATCTCATCAAGCAAATTGATTTCAATTTTTCCCACGATACAGATTGGGAAGATTTCAAGCATAGTTTTGAGAAAGTGCACCAGGATTTTTTCAGGAATATTCAACAGCGTACAGGGGGATTGACTCCTGCCGAGATGAAATTGGCAAGCCTGATGCGATTGAATCTTAATTCAAAAGAGATCGCGTCCTCGCTTGGTATTTCCATGGATAGCTTGCGTATTTCACGGTATAGACTCCGCAAGAAATTGAACTTGGAAAAGGGGGATAGCTTACAGCAATTTATTCTTTGTATATGA
- a CDS encoding phosphatase PAP2 family protein, whose translation MRKKKYSAPVFAYLYFQILIVLLVLLLRTEKGTLELWINSYHNVPSDIFFKNITHLGDGIILIAPILVLLFVRYSYTILLTWATLIHMLVVVLCKRILFHGIPRPAEYLADIPFYTVPGVSLHHWNSFPSGHTASAFMLACILSMIFSKKVWPQIIFLLTAILIGFSRVYLMQHFFMDVLAGSLAGVWSAFAARWITLSFFSSKKYRRSLYPKRKVILQDLGQPQASA comes from the coding sequence ATGAGAAAGAAAAAGTACTCCGCACCGGTTTTTGCCTATTTGTATTTTCAAATCCTAATTGTCTTGCTTGTCTTGCTCTTGAGGACAGAAAAAGGCACACTCGAGTTATGGATCAACAGCTACCATAACGTCCCCTCGGATATTTTCTTCAAAAACATCACCCACCTCGGTGATGGGATTATTTTAATAGCCCCAATTTTAGTTTTACTTTTCGTACGCTATAGCTACACCATATTACTTACATGGGCCACGTTGATTCATATGCTGGTGGTAGTGTTATGCAAAAGAATCCTCTTCCATGGTATTCCCCGACCCGCGGAATACTTAGCAGACATTCCCTTCTACACTGTTCCGGGAGTATCTCTCCATCACTGGAACAGCTTTCCTTCCGGGCATACAGCCTCTGCTTTTATGCTAGCTTGTATACTTTCCATGATTTTTTCCAAAAAAGTATGGCCTCAAATCATTTTTTTACTTACCGCTATTCTAATTGGATTCAGCCGGGTCTACCTTATGCAGCATTTTTTCATGGATGTACTGGCAGGTTCGTTAGCCGGTGTCTGGTCGGCTTTTGCCGCAAGATGGATTACACTTAGCTTTTTCTCTTCAAAAAAGTACAGACGAAGTCTTTATCCCAAGCGGAAAGTCATTCTACAGGATTTGGGACAACCTCAAGCCTCTGCTTAG